A single window of Vicinamibacterales bacterium DNA harbors:
- the lptE gene encoding LPS assembly lipoprotein LptE gives MLAALQSGCGYSLAGRGSFLPAYIKRIGVPQFTNNTAVFELDRQVTERVRSEFIGRGKWTIVPDATGVDGLVTGVISSVTLTPVAFNTAQQATRYALTLSASVEFKDMRTNTVLWSNPSMQYREEFALNPTSALDTATFLGQDVNARERMANEFARALVSSILEAF, from the coding sequence GTGCTCGCCGCCCTCCAGAGCGGATGCGGCTACTCGCTGGCCGGACGCGGATCGTTTCTGCCGGCCTACATCAAGCGGATCGGCGTGCCGCAGTTCACCAACAACACCGCGGTCTTCGAGCTGGATCGGCAGGTCACCGAACGCGTCCGCAGCGAGTTCATCGGCCGCGGCAAGTGGACGATCGTGCCGGACGCGACCGGCGTGGACGGACTGGTCACCGGCGTCATCTCGTCCGTCACACTGACGCCGGTGGCCTTCAATACGGCGCAGCAGGCGACGCGCTACGCGTTGACGTTGAGCGCCTCCGTCGAGTTCAAGGACATGCGCACCAACACGGTGCTGTGGTCCAACCCGTCGATGCAGTACCGCGAGGAGTTCGCGCTGAACCCGACCAGCGCGCTCGACACGGCCACGTTCCTCGGCCAGGACGTCAACGCGCGCGAACGGATGGCCAACGAATTCGCCCGCGCGCTCGTCAGCTCGATTCTCGAAGCCTTTTAG